Proteins encoded in a region of the Spirochaeta lutea genome:
- the pyrH gene encoding UMP kinase → MVKIVSLGGSIVAPDGVDAEFVRSFVDEVRSYLGEDDRRRLILIVGGGAPARRYQEAYRVLTGGECSEDQDWVGIMATRLNAELVRAVFHHEGLCDDPVVTDPTAPEVRFSGRVLVGAGWKPGFSTDFDAVKLAERYSADTVINLSNIEQVYTADPRIDADAVPLSSISWKDFTALVGEDWKPGSNLPFDPVATKQARQLGLKVVAAGGRDLANIGKILRDQEFFGTKIGG, encoded by the coding sequence ATGGTAAAGATTGTATCACTTGGCGGGTCTATTGTCGCGCCTGACGGGGTGGATGCCGAGTTTGTCCGGTCGTTTGTGGATGAGGTCCGCAGCTACCTGGGGGAGGATGATCGGCGTAGATTGATATTAATCGTCGGCGGGGGGGCTCCTGCACGGAGGTACCAAGAGGCGTACCGTGTGCTGACCGGCGGGGAATGTTCGGAGGACCAGGACTGGGTGGGTATAATGGCAACCCGGTTGAATGCGGAACTTGTGCGCGCCGTGTTTCACCATGAGGGGTTGTGTGATGATCCGGTGGTGACTGATCCCACGGCTCCGGAGGTGAGGTTCAGCGGCAGGGTGTTGGTGGGGGCCGGTTGGAAGCCTGGTTTTTCTACGGATTTTGATGCGGTGAAACTTGCCGAACGCTACAGCGCTGATACGGTTATTAATTTGAGCAATATCGAGCAGGTTTATACTGCCGACCCCCGGATCGATGCTGATGCGGTTCCCCTCAGTTCTATTTCCTGGAAGGATTTTACGGCCTTAGTGGGCGAGGACTGGAAGCCGGGGAGCAATCTGCCCTTTGATCCAGTAGCAACCAAGCAAGCCCGTCAGCTGGGACTGAAGGTGGTCGCTGCAGGGGGGCGAGATCTGGCAAACATTGGGAAGATTCTCCGGGATCAGGAATTTTTCGGTACCAAGATCGGCGGTTAG